A stretch of the Pelmatolapia mariae isolate MD_Pm_ZW linkage group LG23, Pm_UMD_F_2, whole genome shotgun sequence genome encodes the following:
- the LOC134621091 gene encoding fibronectin type III domain-containing protein 9, which yields MVIAIYNISSTSARVSWPSSPTCIDTFYSVMYDPNWNSLFMGYKRKSFMYEDRIPVSQTSTHLANLLPQTAYFLCVTCQAANPVREQCQVFSTLSDSSEGHDRAGWELAMAVWLICCILLLVIASILLWSCLNNICILPGRAAAGHPVVTNSTCQDLSTSGALYTPRSSSQDSIKLSNIMQSPHLSAQPTGHIITQDHELRTLAKLSGSEPT from the coding sequence ATGGTAATTGCAATCTACAACATCTCCTCCACCTCAGCCAGGGTGAGCTGGCCATCCTCCCCCACCTGCATTGACACCTTCTACAGCGTTATGTACGACCCCAACTGGAACAGCCTGTTCATGGGCTACAAGCGCAAAAGCTTCATGTATGAGGATCGTATCCCTGTCAGTCAGACCAGCACACACCTGGCCAATCTCCTCCCCCAGACTGCCTACTTCTTGTGTGTGACGTGTCAGGCTGCCAATCCGGTGCGGGAACAATGCCAAGTGTTCAGCACTCTGAGCGACAGCAGCGAAGGTCACGACAGAGCCGGCTGGGAGCTGGCCATGGCCGTATGGCTCATCTGCTGCATCTTGCTCCTCGTCATTGCCAGCATCCTGTTGTGGAGCTGTCTTAACAACATTTGTATCCTCCCCGGCCGGGCCGCAGCCGGACACCCGGTGGTGACCAACTCAACCTGCCAAGACCTGTCCACATCTGGAGCCCTCTACACTCCGAGAAGCAGCAGCCAGGACAGCATCAAACTCTCCAACATCATGCAATCACCCCACCTCTCGGCGCAGCCTACGGGTCACATAATTACCCAAGACCATGAGTTGAGGACACTGGCTAAGCTGTCCGGCAGCGAGCCAACATGA